The Metallosphaera hakonensis JCM 8857 = DSM 7519 genome includes the window GAAGTATTAAGAAACCCCAACGATTTGAAGGTTAAACTAAAAAACTACTCACCGAGGAGTAGACAGGACGTTGACAAAATAGTAAACGGCAAATTCGTATTAACGACGGATTTCGTCAAGTTTCTCGCTGAGACTAAGAACTTTTTACAGCAGAGCATAGCCAAGGCAATTTTACCCTATGGTTACGGTCTAACAGAGGAGCAGGGGTTAATCTTGAGTAAAGTTTTGAATGTCCTTGAAGATAGAGCATCCAATAAGAACTTCCTTGTGAGAGGCGGTAGTGGTTCAGGCAAAAGTCTATTGGCTATAACTCTATTTCTCGAGACCTTAAGTAGAGGTTATTTTACAATTCTATCGTACAAGAATCAAAGGTTATTAAATTCTATAAAATTATCCTTAACTGGACTTTCATTAAATAAAACAAATGATAGAGATAAAGTGCAGGCATTATCCCAATTTATTATGTTTTACTCAACGGGGTTTGGTTTTGGAGTGGGAGAAAGTAATTTCTCAGATTGGTTTAAGGAAAAATTCGGAGACGAAAAAATAGACTTAGTCGTCTATGACGAGGCTCAGAGGATGACTACTAACGTAATAAAAAATTCTCCCAGGGGAAGAGTAAACGTGTATTTCTTCGATGACTTTCAGACGTTAATAGGGAATGAGGAGGGAACTGAAGAGAACTTTAGGAGGCATTTAATCAACGTGGAGGAATATCAGTTGTCCTCATCCATAAGAGTACCTAATGATTACCTTAATGCGGTAAAAAGCATACTTGACGGTAAGATGGTCAGGATAAAGGATTACGATCTTAGATTGTTTGATGACATTATCTCCATGCTCAACGAATTGAGGAAGAGGAAAGAAGAAGGTAGGAAGGTTGCGTTGATTTGCAGTTTTACAGAGTCGGAGGGAGACACGAAAAATAAGACTGAGTGGAACCTGAAAAACATGAGGATAGGTTACCCATTACAATCTGGATTTGATCTTTACAAGAACGTTAATATAAGGATTAAGTGGCTTATGGACGAGAAGGTCGAATATCCTAAGTACTGGAGAGGGGAATTGGATCCTCTAGGCTACTGTGCCTCAGTATATGGTGCACAAGGTTTTGAGGCAGATTACGTTGGAGTTGTATGGGGAAGGGATATGATTTGGAGGGATTCTTGGACTGTTGATCCGAGTCCAATTACAGATTACGTAGGTGGGGGGAACTCCTTGAGTAAAATAGCGAAAAGAGATAAGGACAGAGCACTAAAACTACTGAAGAACAGATATTACGTCATGTTAACAAGGGGTATTAGAGGAGTCTATATCTTCTTCGAGGATTATCAGACCGGAGAAAAAATGAAGCAGTTAATCAACGTTTAGTTTCGGCCACATGGGTCTTTTTCAGAATGCTTTCAATGACCATGATAGTATTGGAGTACAAGGGTCTTAAAATATATCTTAAAGACGTAGAAAGCCTCAATGCTTTCCTAATAAAATACGGTATTAGTAGAGATGAAGTAACGATTATTTATGGTTAGAATTTCCAGAAAATGCAGAGGCTGTCAAGAAGCCTGGACCAAGTGGCTCTCTCAGTTAATTATAGTCGAAGACAAGGGTCCAATGAATCACACTACAGAACCTAGATCCTTAATAAACTGTCGATAATATTCGAGTAAAATTGTTAATTTATTTAAACAAATTGATATCCATAACTCGGTTCCTTGTCATTTTCCATGTTCTAAAATTTTCTTCACGCTCTCCCAGTTGTCGTAACTAAGACTTATCTCGAGCTCCTCGTCCTTGAGTTTATGGCACTCGACACAAACATAATCCCTTAAAAGTCCAGCATGTGCTCTCATGTTCCGCTCAGCCTTATCAAGATTTTCGTCTTTCCCCTCTGTCGTTTCTTGGTTTCCTCCATATTTAATTATCTCAGTGTATTTAAATTTGTATACTTCCCGTATTTTGTCTCCTTTTTCCATAAGCTCTTTGATCTTTAAAGATACGCCGCGATACAAATTATTTAGCTCATATTCAATAATGTCCTTCGCCGTTTCAGAGACCAGGCCGTATACCTCATCTTTCAATCTCAGAAGGACTTCGTAACTTACTGGGAAAACCAAGCTCTTTCCAAATTTCTCCATCAAGACGTCAATTAGGAAAGCCATGTAAGTACTATCAAGCTTTTTGTAATCTTGTTGCTCAAGATTATATTTTATTTCTAAACCATTAGCTTGTAATAACTTGATTCTCTTATATGCAGAACGGGCATCTAGGGTCCATGAGTTGTTGGAGTTCCTCAATTCCGACATGACGTATATTAGGGCCAAGGGGGAGTTTAGGCTTAACGCTCTATAAACAGGTCTCTGACCCTTATTAAATACCTTAACATCTCTTATACCAACTCTGTCCCAAGTGGCCACCTTAGTAACTAGATACTCC containing:
- a CDS encoding DUF2075 domain-containing protein — protein: MPLPVILQEITQNSFGDLVTSYKETFKEDPSIEQKNAWKKLLEIFNTLNTPHPIIMEYPIFTDRVDAIFVDESKALILEAKGWKQARRKDDITVESDGELRLDPCYQLNNYVTKMNTFHSSGIRFEGALFLYNTNDYSSSECEVLRNPNDLKVKLKNYSPRSRQDVDKIVNGKFVLTTDFVKFLAETKNFLQQSIAKAILPYGYGLTEEQGLILSKVLNVLEDRASNKNFLVRGGSGSGKSLLAITLFLETLSRGYFTILSYKNQRLLNSIKLSLTGLSLNKTNDRDKVQALSQFIMFYSTGFGFGVGESNFSDWFKEKFGDEKIDLVVYDEAQRMTTNVIKNSPRGRVNVYFFDDFQTLIGNEEGTEENFRRHLINVEEYQLSSSIRVPNDYLNAVKSILDGKMVRIKDYDLRLFDDIISMLNELRKRKEEGRKVALICSFTESEGDTKNKTEWNLKNMRIGYPLQSGFDLYKNVNIRIKWLMDEKVEYPKYWRGELDPLGYCASVYGAQGFEADYVGVVWGRDMIWRDSWTVDPSPITDYVGGGNSLSKIAKRDKDRALKLLKNRYYVMLTRGIRGVYIFFEDYQTGEKMKQLINV